From Marinobacter alexandrii, one genomic window encodes:
- a CDS encoding four helix bundle protein, with protein sequence MRDFRNLEVWQEAHQIALKCYHISKSFPNEEKFGITSQLRRSALSIPTNIAEGCGRSGQLEFKRFCEIAMGSAAEVEYLLYFSSEIDLISKPDYNEINNELITLRKRLNALIQKLKVNV encoded by the coding sequence ATGAGAGATTTTAGAAATCTAGAGGTATGGCAGGAAGCACATCAAATAGCTTTGAAGTGCTATCATATATCTAAAAGTTTTCCTAACGAAGAAAAGTTTGGTATTACAAGTCAACTTAGAAGAAGTGCTCTTTCAATTCCAACAAATATTGCGGAAGGTTGCGGAAGGAGTGGTCAATTAGAGTTCAAACGATTCTGCGAAATAGCTATGGGATCTGCTGCAGAGGTTGAGTATTTGCTCTATTTCAGCAGCGAAATAGACCTAATTAGTAAGCCTGATTACAATGAAATTAATAATGAGTTAATCACATTGAGGAAGAGACTAAACGCGCTTATCCAAAAACTAAAAGTCAATGTCTAA
- a CDS encoding metal ABC transporter ATP-binding protein: MSNSFVKQVENPALEIHDLTVSYDKKPVLWGIDLSVPKGALCGIIGPNGAGKSTLIKAVMDLVDMNSGYVKLFDQSLKEVRKQVSYVPQRESVDWDFPASVLDVVLMGRYSKLGLFRNPRKADKEAAMKALELVGMDKYHKRQISQLSGGQQQRVFLARALTQNADIYFLDEPFAGVDAATEKAIFKILQELSRESKTIIVVHHDLQSVETYFDWVILLNLRLVASGPTKEVFSPQLLEETYGGKLTLLTEVGELVQKGEFQAREKQ, from the coding sequence ATGTCTAATAGCTTTGTAAAACAAGTTGAAAATCCGGCACTTGAGATCCATGATCTCACGGTAAGTTATGATAAAAAACCAGTCCTATGGGGTATTGACTTATCTGTACCTAAAGGTGCTCTTTGTGGTATCATCGGTCCTAATGGAGCAGGTAAATCAACGCTTATTAAGGCTGTAATGGATCTAGTGGACATGAACTCTGGATACGTAAAACTTTTTGATCAATCTCTAAAAGAAGTAAGAAAGCAAGTAAGTTATGTTCCACAAAGAGAATCTGTGGATTGGGACTTTCCAGCATCTGTACTCGATGTAGTATTAATGGGAAGATATTCAAAACTTGGGTTATTCAGAAATCCGAGAAAAGCAGATAAGGAAGCTGCAATGAAAGCTTTGGAACTGGTCGGTATGGACAAATACCATAAGCGTCAAATATCCCAGCTCTCAGGCGGTCAACAACAACGTGTATTTCTGGCAAGGGCTCTAACTCAAAATGCCGACATCTATTTTTTAGATGAACCATTTGCTGGAGTAGATGCGGCAACAGAAAAAGCTATCTTTAAAATACTTCAAGAGCTCTCAAGGGAAAGTAAGACTATCATAGTTGTTCACCATGATTTACAATCTGTAGAAACTTATTTTGATTGGGTTATCCTTCTAAATCTTCGCTTAGTTGCGTCAGGACCCACCAAGGAAGTGTTTAGCCCGCAACTTCTGGAAGAAACGTATGGTGGAAAGCTAACCCTTTTAACAGAAGTTGGAGAGCTCGTCCAAAAAGGGGAATTTCAAGCGAGAGAAAAGCAATAA
- a CDS encoding iron chelate uptake ABC transporter family permease subunit — METLIEFFSFKYPNIKYVVFGAVLLSISSAVVGCFTFIKKKSLVGDVISHAVLPGICISFMISGSKDPFLLIIGAFISGWISIIVMDAIIQNTKIKEDAATGLSLSVFFGIGILLMTYIQHSGNASQSGLDTFLFGKAAALVGKDLVAFSIIAFIVLITVFAFYKEFKLISFDPNFARVIGLPIKKLEMVLTSVTVLAVVTGIQAVGVVLMAAMLITPAAAARFWTNRLSKMILLASVFGAFSGVSGAYISYSAPSMPTGPWMVMILSIIALFSFFFAPRKGIVVRQWRRFSIRRQLLEENLLKAFYRIGENSGEHYSVVAVDDIRLIRNFSSAQLVKGLRKLKTHGYVKKTSQNWLLTKEGFEKGKRITRLHRLWELYLTKYLRIAPDHVHEDADTIEHVITPELEARLEKLLEYPTSDPHSSEIPK, encoded by the coding sequence ATGGAAACCTTAATTGAATTCTTTTCTTTCAAATATCCAAACATCAAATACGTAGTATTCGGTGCAGTTCTGCTTTCTATTAGTTCAGCCGTAGTGGGTTGTTTTACATTCATAAAGAAAAAATCCCTTGTGGGAGATGTGATCTCTCATGCAGTTCTACCCGGAATTTGTATCTCTTTCATGATCTCAGGAAGTAAAGATCCATTCCTACTAATTATTGGAGCATTTATCTCCGGTTGGATATCGATTATTGTAATGGATGCAATTATTCAAAACACAAAAATTAAAGAAGACGCAGCTACAGGCCTATCCCTCTCTGTATTCTTTGGCATTGGTATTTTGTTGATGACGTACATACAGCATTCCGGTAATGCTTCACAAAGTGGTCTGGATACATTTCTTTTTGGCAAAGCAGCTGCACTTGTAGGTAAAGATTTAGTTGCATTCAGCATTATTGCTTTTATCGTATTAATCACAGTTTTTGCATTCTATAAAGAATTTAAACTCATCAGTTTTGATCCAAATTTTGCGCGTGTAATTGGACTTCCTATTAAGAAATTGGAAATGGTTTTGACATCTGTCACGGTTTTAGCTGTTGTAACTGGCATACAAGCTGTAGGTGTTGTTTTAATGGCAGCTATGCTTATTACTCCTGCAGCTGCAGCTAGGTTTTGGACAAACAGGTTATCCAAAATGATTTTACTAGCCTCCGTATTTGGAGCTTTTTCAGGAGTTAGTGGAGCCTACATTTCATACAGTGCTCCTTCTATGCCTACCGGACCATGGATGGTTATGATCTTATCAATAATCGCGTTATTCTCTTTTTTCTTCGCTCCAAGAAAAGGGATCGTGGTAAGGCAATGGAGAAGGTTTTCCATTCGAAGACAACTACTGGAAGAGAATCTATTAAAAGCATTTTACAGGATTGGGGAGAATAGCGGCGAACATTACAGTGTCGTAGCAGTAGATGATATTCGACTTATTAGAAATTTCTCTTCAGCTCAATTAGTTAAGGGCTTAAGAAAGTTAAAAACACATGGGTATGTTAAGAAAACAAGCCAAAACTGGTTGTTGACTAAAGAAGGTTTTGAAAAAGGCAAACGGATAACAAGACTTCACAGGCTTTGGGAACTTTACCTAACCAAATATTTACGAATTGCTCCTGATCACGTTCATGAGGATGCTGACACTATAGAGCATGTAATAACTCCGGAACTTGAAGCACGACTAGAGAAGCTACTAGAGTATCCTACTTCAGACCCCCACTCTTCCGAGATACCAAAATAA
- a CDS encoding metal ABC transporter permease, whose product MDAFWIILTGSLVAVSCSMLGTFLVLRKMSMVGDAISHSVLPGIVIAFFIAGSMQSVWMLLGAGILGILTTFLIEFFHQKGKLQADASIGVTFTWLFALGVILVTYYAGNAHIDQDCILHGEIAYVPIDLIYTNSGNPIAPKAVIILTVVLILILLFIFLFYKELFITTFDSSFATAIGISTSKWHYALMSLVSLTTVASFESVGAILVVALLITPAASAYLVTNQLKSMLILSSVFGVFSSFLGYWLSYILDGSIAGAMVTVSGAIFACCYIITRFKK is encoded by the coding sequence ATGGATGCTTTCTGGATTATATTGACAGGTTCCTTAGTTGCAGTTAGCTGCTCCATGCTTGGCACGTTTCTCGTTTTAAGAAAAATGTCAATGGTAGGTGATGCTATTTCACACTCAGTATTACCGGGAATTGTTATCGCTTTCTTCATTGCCGGAAGCATGCAGTCAGTCTGGATGCTATTAGGTGCAGGAATTCTAGGAATACTGACCACCTTCTTGATTGAGTTCTTTCACCAGAAAGGAAAATTACAAGCTGATGCCTCCATTGGTGTAACATTTACCTGGCTGTTTGCTTTAGGTGTTATACTCGTAACCTATTATGCGGGCAATGCCCATATAGATCAAGACTGTATTCTTCATGGTGAAATCGCCTATGTGCCAATAGATCTTATCTATACAAACTCTGGTAATCCTATTGCGCCGAAGGCCGTCATAATCCTCACGGTAGTACTAATTCTTATTCTTCTTTTTATCTTCTTATTCTATAAGGAACTATTCATTACAACATTTGACTCGTCTTTTGCTACTGCTATAGGTATATCCACATCTAAATGGCATTATGCTTTAATGAGTCTGGTTTCACTTACAACAGTCGCTTCTTTTGAATCAGTGGGAGCGATCTTGGTTGTTGCTCTCTTAATTACTCCCGCAGCTTCAGCTTATTTAGTAACAAACCAATTGAAGTCTATGTTAATACTAAGTTCCGTTTTTGGAGTTTTTAGTTCTTTCTTAGGCTATTGGTTAAGCTATATTTTAGATGGATCAATTGCAGGTGCTATGGTGACTGTTTCCGGAGCTATTTTCGCATGCTGTTACATAATTACAAGATTTAAAAAATGA
- a CDS encoding adenine phosphoribosyltransferase, which translates to MNLQERIINSIRDVPDFPKPGIVFKDITPLLKDVSLSSDITKALADYWSRIDIDAIVGIESRGFIWGNSLAQKLGIPFIPIRKKGKLPADTFSYKYDLEYGSAEMEIHRDGILQNQKVLVHDDLLATGGTAMAAAELIKVSGGEVAGFSFLVELGFLKGVNSLKPYDCDVHSLITY; encoded by the coding sequence ATGAATCTACAAGAAAGAATTATTAATTCAATTAGAGATGTACCTGATTTTCCAAAACCAGGAATTGTTTTTAAAGATATTACACCACTTCTGAAAGATGTTAGCCTCAGCTCAGATATTACAAAAGCCCTAGCTGACTATTGGAGTAGGATAGACATTGATGCAATAGTTGGAATCGAATCACGTGGATTCATTTGGGGGAATTCCCTTGCACAAAAATTGGGAATCCCATTTATTCCTATTCGAAAGAAAGGAAAACTGCCAGCAGATACCTTTTCTTATAAGTATGATCTAGAGTATGGATCCGCTGAGATGGAAATACATCGCGATGGTATCCTCCAAAATCAAAAAGTGTTAGTTCATGATGACTTGCTTGCTACCGGGGGAACAGCAATGGCGGCCGCAGAGTTGATCAAGGTATCTGGTGGAGAAGTGGCGGGATTTTCCTTTTTAGTTGAATTAGGCTTTTTAAAAGGCGTTAATTCCCTTAAGCCTTACGATTGCGATGTGCATTCCTTAATAACCTACTGA
- a CDS encoding ABC transporter permease, translated as MNIRENIKEGIKSIKANKLRTFLTAAIISIGITSLVGILTAIDGIQNSINNSFSSLGANTFDIEDKRRDRGSSDGKKAKRYPKVTYNELLTFKEKYEGPGVVSIYTVITGQAEVKYESKVTNPNQIVRGGDENYLTVDGYDVDQGRPFSANESLNGSYVALVGSDVIDELFDDNESPVGKKISLMGNKFRIVGTIAEQGGASGNSNIDRTIIIPMQTARIIAPERNFGYEIAVSVTDPTQMENAMGIARGLMRAIRQDRLGDEDSFELSASKSLAERMGEITGYLRAGGFTIGFVTLIGASIGLMNIMLVSVTERTREIGVRKALGATPLKIRQQFLIEAIVICQMGGIGGIVLGMTIGNLTSSLIFNSGFVVPWLWMFIAVLIGVAVGLISGYIPAYKASKLDPIDSLRFE; from the coding sequence ATGAACATTCGCGAAAACATTAAAGAAGGAATTAAATCCATTAAGGCTAATAAGCTTAGAACATTCCTGACTGCAGCCATTATTTCCATTGGTATCACATCTTTGGTTGGTATTTTAACTGCCATAGATGGAATTCAGAATTCAATTAATAATAGCTTCTCTAGTCTTGGCGCAAACACATTTGATATTGAAGATAAGCGGAGAGATAGAGGATCTTCAGATGGAAAAAAGGCGAAGAGGTATCCTAAGGTCACTTATAATGAACTATTAACTTTCAAAGAGAAGTATGAAGGACCTGGAGTTGTCTCAATATATACGGTAATTACAGGGCAAGCTGAAGTGAAGTATGAATCGAAGGTTACTAACCCAAATCAAATTGTTAGGGGTGGGGATGAAAATTACCTCACAGTAGATGGATATGATGTAGATCAAGGTCGGCCATTCTCAGCCAATGAAAGCTTAAATGGTAGTTATGTGGCTCTTGTTGGGAGTGATGTAATCGATGAACTGTTTGATGACAATGAGAGTCCTGTGGGTAAGAAAATTAGCTTGATGGGGAATAAGTTCAGAATTGTGGGGACAATTGCAGAACAGGGAGGAGCAAGTGGTAATTCGAATATAGACAGGACCATAATTATTCCGATGCAAACGGCTAGGATAATAGCACCAGAAAGAAATTTTGGATATGAAATAGCAGTTTCTGTTACTGATCCTACGCAGATGGAAAATGCGATGGGAATCGCCCGCGGTTTAATGCGAGCGATTCGTCAAGATAGACTTGGAGATGAAGATTCATTTGAACTCTCCGCTAGTAAATCGCTTGCTGAGCGTATGGGAGAAATCACGGGCTACCTTAGAGCAGGTGGATTTACAATAGGTTTCGTTACTCTTATAGGAGCTTCAATTGGCTTGATGAATATCATGCTTGTTTCTGTTACAGAGAGGACAAGAGAGATTGGGGTTCGAAAAGCTTTGGGTGCCACACCATTAAAAATTCGTCAGCAGTTCTTAATTGAAGCAATTGTAATCTGTCAAATGGGGGGTATAGGAGGTATTGTACTGGGAATGACCATAGGAAACCTGACATCATCATTGATATTTAATTCCGGTTTTGTAGTTCCATGGCTATGGATGTTCATCGCAGTACTAATTGGTGTTGCAGTAGGATTAATATCTGGTTATATCCCAGCCTACAAAGCGTCTAAGCTTGACCCTATCGACTCATTGAGGTTTGAATAA
- a CDS encoding tRNA-(ms[2]io[6]A)-hydroxylase, translating to MNPAKTTLGLELPTDPRWVNIAEKNIEDILVDHAYCEQKAASSCISLIIMFPEREKLVDVLTPVVAEEWAHFELVISHLKKRGFGLGKPRKDEYVSRLNGIIKKGGAREEQLVERLLMNALIEARSCERFKLLWKNLDDQELQRFYYDLMISEAGHYHNFIDLAKEYMDEERVEKRWKEFLTGEADIMRDLVPRPDRMH from the coding sequence ATGAATCCTGCTAAAACGACTTTAGGACTTGAGTTACCCACAGACCCAAGATGGGTAAACATTGCTGAAAAAAATATTGAGGATATCTTGGTTGATCATGCCTATTGTGAGCAAAAAGCTGCTTCCTCTTGTATTTCACTTATCATCATGTTTCCTGAACGCGAAAAACTTGTGGATGTACTTACACCAGTAGTGGCTGAGGAGTGGGCACATTTTGAGTTGGTAATTTCACATTTGAAGAAGCGAGGATTTGGCCTGGGGAAGCCCAGAAAAGATGAATATGTCTCTCGATTGAATGGAATTATAAAGAAGGGAGGTGCCAGAGAAGAACAATTAGTTGAACGGCTATTGATGAATGCGCTAATAGAAGCTAGAAGCTGTGAACGATTTAAACTACTTTGGAAAAACCTGGACGATCAGGAGCTTCAACGATTTTACTATGATTTAATGATTTCTGAAGCTGGTCATTATCACAATTTTATTGATTTGGCTAAAGAATATATGGACGAAGAGAGGGTTGAGAAGCGTTGGAAAGAATTCCTCACCGGAGAAGCAGACATCATGAGAGATCTTGTGCCACGTCCAGATCGAATGCACTAG